A region from the Candidatus Binatia bacterium genome encodes:
- a CDS encoding helicase HerA-like domain-containing protein yields MSDEASILVGKSLEGSPQRLLARMANRHGLVAGATGTGKTVTLQLLAESFSRLGVPVFAADVKGDLAGISQPGGGNPKIAARAAELGLGELAYEGSPTTFWDVFGELGHPVRTTVSEMGPLLLARLLDLNETQAGVLSVVFRVADDEGLLLLDLKDLRAMLTDVAARAKELNVAYGHVSAASVGAIQRALLALEEQGGNHLFGEPALDIHDLIRTVDGRGVVNVLAAEKLFHAPKLYATFLLWLLSEIFEQLPEVGDLDRPKLVFFFDEAHLLFDDAPDALRDKIEQVVRLVRSKGVGVYLVTQHPTDVPDAVLAQLGNRVQHALRAFTPRDQKAVRAAASTFRANPGVDVERAIVELGVGEALVSFLDGKGMPTPVERALICPPTSRIGTITADERARIVQASPLRGRYERVIDRESAYEMLRARAEQAREDGEDARGTAGGARRDDARSGRGGGGRSSGRRRDSVGEAMLKSAARSIGTAVGRELGGSLGARILRGVLGSLLGGRR; encoded by the coding sequence GTGAGCGACGAAGCCTCCATCCTGGTCGGCAAGAGCCTCGAGGGCAGCCCGCAGCGGCTGCTCGCGCGCATGGCGAACCGGCACGGTCTCGTCGCCGGCGCGACCGGCACGGGCAAGACGGTCACGCTGCAGCTCCTCGCCGAGTCCTTCAGCCGGCTCGGCGTGCCGGTATTCGCGGCCGACGTGAAGGGCGACCTCGCCGGCATCAGCCAGCCGGGCGGAGGCAATCCAAAGATTGCCGCGCGCGCCGCGGAGCTCGGCCTCGGCGAGCTCGCGTACGAGGGCTCGCCGACGACGTTCTGGGACGTGTTCGGCGAGCTCGGCCATCCGGTGCGCACGACGGTCTCCGAGATGGGCCCGCTGCTGCTCGCCCGCCTGCTCGACCTGAACGAGACCCAGGCGGGCGTGCTGTCGGTCGTCTTCCGCGTCGCCGACGACGAGGGCTTGCTGCTGCTCGACCTGAAGGATCTGCGCGCGATGCTCACCGACGTCGCCGCGCGCGCGAAGGAGCTCAACGTCGCCTACGGGCACGTGTCGGCCGCGAGCGTCGGCGCGATCCAGCGCGCTCTCCTTGCGCTCGAGGAGCAGGGCGGCAACCACCTCTTCGGCGAGCCCGCGCTCGACATCCACGACCTGATCCGCACCGTCGACGGACGCGGCGTGGTCAACGTGCTCGCCGCCGAGAAGCTCTTCCACGCGCCGAAGCTCTACGCGACCTTCCTGCTCTGGCTGCTCTCCGAGATCTTCGAGCAGCTTCCCGAGGTCGGCGACCTCGACCGCCCGAAGCTCGTCTTCTTCTTCGACGAGGCGCACCTGCTGTTCGACGACGCGCCGGACGCGCTGCGCGACAAGATCGAGCAGGTCGTGCGCCTCGTGCGCTCGAAGGGCGTCGGCGTATATCTCGTGACGCAGCATCCGACGGACGTGCCGGACGCCGTGCTCGCGCAGCTCGGCAACCGCGTGCAGCACGCGCTGCGCGCGTTCACGCCGCGCGACCAGAAGGCGGTGCGCGCGGCGGCCTCGACCTTCCGCGCGAACCCTGGCGTCGACGTCGAGCGCGCGATCGTCGAGCTCGGCGTCGGCGAGGCGCTGGTCTCGTTCCTCGACGGCAAGGGGATGCCGACGCCGGTCGAGCGCGCGCTGATCTGTCCGCCGACGAGCCGCATCGGCACGATCACCGCAGACGAGCGCGCGCGGATCGTCCAGGCGTCGCCGCTGCGCGGGCGCTACGAGCGCGTCATCGACCGCGAGTCCGCGTACGAGATGCTGCGCGCGCGCGCCGAGCAGGCGCGCGAGGACGGCGAGGATGCGCGTGGGACTGCCGGGGGCGCGCGCCGCGACGACGCGCGCTCGGGACGCGGCGGCGGCGGACGCTCGAGCGGTCGGCGCCGCGACAGCGTCGGCGAGGCGATGCTCAAGAGCGCCGCGCGCTCGATCGGCACTGCCGTCGGCCGCGAGCTCGGCGGCAGCCTCGGCGCGCGCATCCTGCGCGGCGTGCTCGGCTCGCTGCTCGGCGGCCGGCGCTGA
- a CDS encoding SgcJ/EcaC family oxidoreductase, with product MAARSPEDCDRLFCEGINAGDAAAVAALYERDAVLLLDGERYVGPDAIQTVLEGWIATRPKVEANVTQVLQAGDDLAVLYNDWRATITDAQGKQTVGSGKAIEIVRRQADGTWKFVIDDPRARG from the coding sequence ATGGCGGCACGCTCTCCCGAGGATTGCGACCGTCTGTTCTGTGAGGGGATCAACGCCGGCGACGCGGCCGCGGTCGCGGCGCTCTACGAGCGCGACGCCGTGCTGCTGCTCGACGGCGAGCGCTACGTCGGACCCGACGCGATCCAAACCGTGCTCGAGGGCTGGATCGCGACCCGGCCGAAGGTCGAGGCCAACGTGACGCAGGTCCTCCAGGCGGGCGACGACCTCGCCGTGCTGTACAACGACTGGCGCGCGACGATCACCGACGCGCAGGGCAAGCAGACCGTCGGCTCGGGCAAGGCGATCGAGATCGTCCGCCGCCAGGCCGACGGCACCTGGAAGTTCGTCATCGACGATCCGAGGGCGCGCGGGTGA
- a CDS encoding GNAT family N-acetyltransferase produces the protein MKATARGGGEVRLLEEIAANAVAPSVVQLLDGWLLRATPDAPFRRSNAVLPIRFDRGALDRALDERLALVEDFYRRHGLPVRYQISPAVEPQDLDAVLAARGYVVEAPVVVQVARAEDVAARTRRDVPGSVRTTPPDDASWLDAHAEEQDDPRQRARLLAYGRLLRRASPRSVAARVEVGGAGTVAVGFAVLERGWCGVFGMATRPDARRTGAASAILHAFAATALAAGSPSMYLQVEADNDPALRLYAAAGFGTRYGYHYRSLDLLSRQG, from the coding sequence GTGAAGGCGACGGCGCGCGGCGGCGGCGAGGTCCGGCTCCTCGAGGAGATCGCCGCCAACGCGGTGGCGCCGTCCGTCGTTCAGCTCCTCGACGGCTGGCTGCTGCGCGCCACGCCCGACGCGCCGTTTCGACGCAGCAACGCGGTCCTGCCGATCCGCTTCGACCGAGGAGCGCTCGACCGAGCGCTCGACGAGCGCCTCGCGCTGGTCGAGGACTTCTACCGGCGCCACGGCCTGCCGGTGCGCTACCAGATCAGCCCCGCCGTCGAGCCGCAGGATCTCGACGCCGTGCTCGCCGCGCGCGGCTACGTGGTCGAGGCGCCCGTCGTGGTGCAGGTCGCGCGTGCAGAAGATGTGGCGGCGCGCACGCGGCGCGACGTCCCGGGCAGCGTCCGCACGACGCCGCCGGACGACGCGTCCTGGCTCGACGCCCACGCCGAGGAGCAGGACGACCCGCGGCAGCGCGCGCGTCTCCTCGCTTACGGCCGGCTCCTGCGCCGCGCGAGCCCGCGCAGCGTCGCGGCGCGCGTCGAGGTCGGGGGCGCCGGCACCGTCGCCGTCGGCTTCGCCGTCCTCGAGCGCGGCTGGTGCGGGGTGTTCGGCATGGCGACCCGACCGGACGCTCGCCGGACCGGCGCCGCGAGCGCGATCCTCCACGCCTTTGCGGCGACCGCGCTCGCCGCAGGATCGCCTTCGATGTACTTGCAGGTCGAAGCGGACAACGATCCTGCACTGCGGCTCTACGCCGCGGCCGGGTTCGGGACGCGGTACGGCTATCACTACAGGAGCCTCGACCTGCTCTCGCGGCAGGGGTGA
- a CDS encoding CoA transferase: MKRAPAKRTPRTAAARTRKPAGSARSARSSARRARPGARSTSTALPLAGLRILDVGTRIGAPFAATLLGDFGAEVIKIEQPGVGDFMRTIGPFENGYSLWWAVEGRNKKSVTLDLRKPEGQEIFKRLVAVSDALVENFQPGTLEGWGLGPDVLRAINPGLVLSRVSVYGQSGPYRDRPGLDRNGIAMGGLLYLTGYKDRPPVRPGVIISDYLTGVFNALGVMIALYERDRRPDAGHARSKTRTGRGAKRPRKAKQTEAGEGQTVELALYASILRILEHTIAAYDRLGIVRTREGNRLANSAPLDNWETADGQYVSLIAAGDGLFPRLARLIGREDLLADPRFRTLEARCRHADEINDIVARWVKQHDAAEIERLCVAAGVPFARTYSVADICADPHVAERGDIETVDDPVVGPVRMQGVYPRLSRTPGRIARGAPRLGEHNDEVYGKLLGLSARERARLRAAGVI, from the coding sequence GTGAAGCGCGCTCCCGCGAAGCGCACGCCGCGCACGGCCGCCGCGCGCACCCGCAAGCCCGCAGGATCGGCGCGCAGCGCGCGCAGCTCCGCACGCCGCGCACGCCCTGGCGCACGCTCGACCTCCACCGCGCTGCCGCTCGCGGGCCTGCGCATCCTCGACGTCGGCACGCGCATCGGCGCGCCGTTCGCGGCGACGCTGCTCGGCGACTTCGGCGCCGAGGTGATCAAGATCGAGCAGCCGGGCGTGGGCGACTTCATGCGCACGATCGGACCGTTCGAGAACGGCTACTCGCTGTGGTGGGCGGTCGAGGGGCGCAACAAGAAGTCGGTGACGCTCGATCTGCGCAAGCCCGAGGGCCAGGAGATCTTCAAGCGCCTGGTCGCGGTGTCGGATGCGCTGGTCGAGAACTTCCAGCCCGGGACGCTCGAGGGCTGGGGGCTCGGCCCCGACGTGCTGCGCGCGATCAATCCGGGGCTCGTGCTGTCGCGGGTCAGCGTCTACGGCCAGAGCGGGCCCTACCGCGACCGTCCGGGGCTCGACCGCAACGGCATCGCGATGGGCGGGCTTCTATACTTGACGGGCTACAAGGACCGCCCGCCGGTGCGTCCGGGCGTGATCATTTCCGACTACTTGACGGGGGTGTTCAACGCGCTCGGCGTGATGATCGCGCTCTACGAGCGCGATCGCCGTCCGGACGCCGGCCACGCGCGGTCCAAGACGCGCACCGGGCGGGGCGCGAAGCGCCCCAGGAAAGCGAAGCAGACGGAGGCCGGCGAGGGGCAGACCGTCGAGCTCGCGCTTTACGCCTCGATCCTGCGCATCCTCGAGCACACGATCGCCGCCTACGACCGGCTCGGCATCGTCCGCACGCGCGAGGGCAACCGGCTCGCGAACTCCGCGCCGCTCGACAACTGGGAGACCGCCGACGGCCAGTACGTGAGCCTGATCGCGGCGGGCGACGGACTCTTCCCGCGGCTCGCGAGGCTGATCGGGCGCGAGGACCTGCTCGCCGACCCGCGCTTCCGCACGCTGGAAGCGCGCTGCCGGCATGCCGACGAGATCAACGACATCGTCGCGCGCTGGGTGAAGCAGCACGACGCCGCCGAGATCGAGCGGCTCTGCGTCGCGGCCGGCGTGCCGTTCGCGCGCACCTACAGCGTCGCCGACATCTGCGCCGACCCGCACGTCGCCGAGCGCGGCGACATCGAGACCGTCGACGACCCGGTCGTCGGACCGGTGCGCATGCAGGGCGTCTACCCGCGGCTCTCGCGCACGCCCGGGCGGATCGCGCGCGGCGCGCCGCGCCTCGGCGAGCACAACGACGAGGTCTACGGCAAGCTGCTCGGGCTCTCGGCGCGCGAGCGCGCCCGCCTGCGCGCGGCGGGCGTCATCTGA
- a CDS encoding acyl-CoA dehydrogenase family protein, with product MDLRFSPAAESFRAELRAWLERNVPREFAAGEVEFATLDEEFAFLRAWQARLARDRWVGVHWPREYGGRGAGVEENYIFQEEMARARAPEVINRIGVNLVGPSLMKHGTEDQKRRWLARILSCEDVWCQLFSEPGAGSDLTSLRTVAVREGDVYRVTGQKVWTSWAQYADYGILLARTDPSASKARGISYMVVDMRAPGVSVRPLRQMTGSSEFNEVFLDDVRVPRENLVGEEGQGWEIAQTTLAHERGTAPRQLVIHRMLLDDLVRLARDARADAALRQRVAQAAIEVEIAKLNNWRTLTRLVRGEPLGPESSFIKLYWSEMSQRMHDTVMQALGPRGILDGGPHAAARGRLTRSYLYYRAATIFAGTSEVQRNIIAQRVLGLPR from the coding sequence ATGGACCTCAGGTTCTCGCCGGCCGCGGAGAGCTTCCGCGCCGAGCTGCGCGCGTGGCTCGAGCGCAACGTGCCGCGCGAGTTCGCGGCCGGCGAGGTCGAGTTCGCGACGCTCGACGAGGAGTTCGCCTTCCTGCGCGCGTGGCAGGCGCGCCTCGCGCGCGACCGCTGGGTCGGCGTGCACTGGCCGCGCGAGTACGGCGGACGCGGCGCCGGCGTCGAGGAGAACTACATCTTCCAGGAGGAGATGGCGCGCGCGCGGGCGCCGGAGGTGATCAACCGCATCGGCGTCAATCTCGTCGGGCCGTCGCTCATGAAGCACGGCACCGAGGACCAGAAGCGGCGCTGGCTCGCGCGCATCCTGTCGTGCGAGGACGTCTGGTGCCAGCTCTTCTCCGAGCCCGGCGCCGGCTCGGATCTGACCTCGCTGCGCACGGTCGCCGTGCGCGAGGGCGACGTCTATCGCGTCACCGGGCAGAAGGTCTGGACGAGCTGGGCGCAGTATGCGGACTACGGGATCCTGCTCGCGCGCACCGATCCTTCGGCGAGCAAGGCGCGCGGCATCTCGTACATGGTGGTCGACATGCGCGCGCCGGGCGTCTCCGTTCGGCCGCTCCGGCAGATGACCGGCAGCTCGGAGTTCAACGAGGTGTTCCTCGACGACGTCCGCGTGCCGCGCGAGAACCTGGTCGGCGAGGAAGGGCAGGGCTGGGAGATCGCGCAGACGACGCTCGCGCACGAGCGCGGCACCGCGCCGCGCCAGCTCGTCATCCACCGCATGCTGCTCGACGACCTCGTGCGCCTCGCCCGTGACGCACGTGCGGACGCGGCGCTGCGCCAGCGCGTCGCGCAGGCGGCGATCGAGGTCGAGATCGCGAAGCTCAACAACTGGCGGACGCTGACGCGTCTCGTGCGCGGCGAGCCGCTCGGCCCCGAGAGCTCGTTCATCAAGCTCTACTGGAGCGAGATGAGCCAGCGCATGCACGACACCGTGATGCAGGCGCTCGGTCCGCGCGGGATCCTCGACGGCGGCCCGCACGCCGCGGCGCGCGGACGCTTGACGCGCTCCTACCTCTACTACCGCGCCGCGACGATCTTCGCGGGCACGAGCGAGGTGCAGCGCAACATCATCGCGCAGCGCGTGCTCGGGTTGCCGCGGTGA
- the coxB gene encoding cytochrome c oxidase subunit II, translated as MRPGSGNRAQCFAVLAMLAAPALALGAYGDAVHPIPNMFAPVSPPAEAIRQLSFLVSAIAAGIFLTVSGILFWCVWRYRARPGDDREPPQVYGSNPIEWSWTIVPVLIVLVLFLATWRTIDEIQASEPPPDSLHVTIIGHQWWWEIHYPDLGVVTANELHLPVSTADARRPTYLTLESADVIHSFWVPQLAGKMDVVPNRTNRLWVEPQVTGTFLGQCAEYCGTQHARMLLRVIVHEPDDFERWAAAQRAPAASDPSVAEGRAIFQRTACVNCHSLDGTIADGRFGPDLTHLMSRTTIGAGAALNTPENLRAWIEDPNTFKPGVLMPAMKLDDEQIDKLTAFLVTLK; from the coding sequence GTGCGACCAGGTAGCGGCAACCGAGCGCAGTGCTTCGCCGTGCTGGCCATGCTCGCCGCTCCAGCGCTTGCGCTGGGCGCGTACGGCGATGCGGTGCACCCGATCCCCAACATGTTCGCCCCGGTGTCGCCGCCGGCGGAGGCGATCCGCCAGCTGTCGTTCCTGGTGTCGGCGATCGCGGCGGGCATCTTCCTCACCGTGAGCGGCATCCTGTTCTGGTGCGTGTGGCGCTACCGCGCGCGCCCCGGCGACGACCGCGAGCCGCCGCAGGTCTACGGCTCGAACCCGATCGAGTGGTCGTGGACCATCGTGCCGGTGCTGATCGTGCTGGTGCTGTTCCTCGCCACCTGGCGCACGATCGACGAGATCCAGGCGAGCGAGCCGCCGCCCGATTCGCTGCACGTCACGATCATCGGACACCAGTGGTGGTGGGAGATCCACTACCCCGACCTCGGCGTCGTGACGGCGAACGAGCTGCACCTGCCGGTCAGCACCGCGGACGCGCGCCGCCCGACCTACCTGACGCTCGAGTCCGCCGACGTGATCCACTCCTTCTGGGTCCCGCAGCTCGCGGGCAAGATGGACGTCGTCCCGAACCGCACCAACCGGCTCTGGGTCGAGCCGCAGGTGACCGGCACGTTCCTCGGACAGTGCGCCGAGTACTGCGGCACGCAGCACGCGCGGATGCTGCTGCGCGTGATCGTGCACGAGCCGGACGACTTCGAGCGCTGGGCCGCGGCGCAGCGCGCGCCCGCGGCCAGCGACCCGAGCGTCGCCGAGGGCCGCGCGATCTTCCAGCGCACCGCCTGCGTCAACTGCCACTCGCTCGACGGCACGATCGCCGACGGTCGCTTCGGCCCCGACCTCACGCACCTGATGAGCCGCACGACGATCGGCGCCGGCGCCGCGCTCAACACGCCCGAGAACTTGCGCGCGTGGATCGAGGATCCGAACACGTTCAAGCCGGGGGTGCTGATGCCGGCGATGAAGCTCGACGACGAGCAGATCGACAAGCTGACGGCGTTCCTCGTGACGCTGAAGTGA
- the ctaD gene encoding cytochrome c oxidase subunit I, translating to MWTKVHEWAVTVDHKKLGVMYIASALGFFLIAGLEATLMRIQLAFPNNDFLPPTTFNRLFTMHGTTMVFLVGMPMFFGFANYLTPLMIGARDLAFPRLNAFGFWLFLFGGLLLYFSFLGGDGLYGAGTAPDVGWFAYSPLTGRAFSRGNSTDYWTLGILVSGLGSTATALNLATTIITMRCPGMTYGKMPLFVWLMLVNCILSLVILTPLTAAQVMLLFDRFLGAHFFDTQAGGSAVLWQHFFWFFGHPEVYVLILPAFAIASEVVPVFSRKPLFGYPFMVGATVMIGFISMSVWAHHMFVVGLSPAANTFFAASTMAIAVPTGIKIFNWLGTMWGGKIRFRMPMMWCTAFIFSFVIAGLTGVMLAIAAWDFQLSDSYFVVAHFHFVLIGGLLFNIFAAIYYWYPKVTGRMLDEKLGRLHFWIFVTGFYITFFTMHFPGLLGMPRRIYTYDAGRGWDTLNLICSLGVAVQAVGLLFFVWNLIRSYRKGEVAGDDPWDAWTLEWSTTSPPPEYNFERIPVVHSRRPLWDLKHPQDPDWKYE from the coding sequence CTGTGGACCAAGGTCCACGAGTGGGCGGTCACGGTCGATCACAAGAAGCTCGGCGTGATGTACATCGCGTCGGCGCTGGGCTTCTTCCTGATCGCGGGGCTGGAAGCGACGCTGATGCGCATCCAGCTCGCGTTCCCGAACAACGACTTCCTGCCGCCGACGACCTTCAACCGGCTGTTCACCATGCACGGCACGACCATGGTGTTCCTGGTCGGCATGCCGATGTTCTTCGGGTTCGCGAACTACTTGACGCCGCTCATGATCGGCGCGCGCGACCTCGCCTTCCCGCGGCTCAACGCGTTCGGCTTCTGGCTGTTCCTGTTCGGCGGGCTGCTGCTCTACTTCAGCTTCCTCGGCGGCGACGGTCTGTACGGCGCCGGTACTGCGCCCGACGTCGGCTGGTTCGCCTACTCGCCGCTCACCGGACGCGCTTTCTCGCGCGGCAACAGCACCGACTACTGGACCCTCGGCATCCTGGTGAGCGGGCTGGGCTCGACTGCGACCGCGCTCAACCTCGCGACCACCATCATCACCATGCGCTGTCCGGGCATGACCTACGGCAAGATGCCGCTGTTCGTCTGGCTGATGCTGGTGAACTGCATCCTGTCGCTGGTCATCCTGACGCCGCTCACCGCCGCGCAGGTGATGCTGCTCTTCGACCGCTTCCTCGGCGCGCACTTCTTCGACACCCAGGCCGGCGGCTCGGCGGTGCTGTGGCAGCACTTCTTCTGGTTCTTCGGGCACCCCGAGGTGTACGTGCTGATCCTGCCGGCGTTCGCGATCGCGAGCGAGGTGGTGCCGGTGTTCTCGCGCAAGCCGCTGTTCGGCTACCCGTTCATGGTCGGCGCGACGGTGATGATCGGCTTCATCAGCATGTCGGTGTGGGCGCACCACATGTTCGTCGTCGGGCTGTCGCCGGCCGCGAACACGTTCTTCGCCGCGTCGACGATGGCGATCGCGGTGCCGACCGGAATCAAGATCTTCAACTGGCTCGGCACCATGTGGGGCGGGAAGATCCGCTTCCGCATGCCCATGATGTGGTGCACGGCGTTCATCTTCTCGTTCGTCATCGCCGGCTTGACGGGCGTCATGCTGGCGATCGCGGCGTGGGACTTCCAGCTCTCCGACTCGTACTTCGTCGTCGCCCACTTCCACTTCGTGCTGATCGGCGGGCTGCTCTTCAACATCTTCGCCGCGATCTACTACTGGTACCCGAAGGTCACCGGGCGGATGCTCGACGAGAAGCTCGGCCGGCTGCACTTCTGGATCTTCGTCACCGGGTTCTACATCACCTTCTTCACCATGCACTTCCCCGGTCTGCTCGGCATGCCGCGGCGGATCTACACCTACGACGCGGGGCGCGGCTGGGACACGCTGAACCTGATCTGCTCGCTCGGCGTCGCGGTGCAGGCGGTGGGGCTGCTGTTCTTCGTGTGGAACCTGATCCGCTCGTACCGCAAGGGCGAGGTCGCGGGTGACGATCCGTGGGACGCGTGGACGCTCGAGTGGTCCACGACGTCGCCGCCGCCGGAGTACAACTTCGAGCGCATCCCCGTGGTGCACAGCCGCCGGCCGCTGTGGGACCTGAAGCATCCGCAGGACCCGGACTGGAAGTACGAATGA
- a CDS encoding cytochrome c oxidase subunit 3: MSTASDAMTAPQPPPLPTTWELPNKGRVGMACLILTESSFFAIFVVAYLYYIGKSLAGPYPADVLEPPILNSICLLSSSVTIVLAIRALRAGSVATFTLWWLVTILLGLEFLVGTGIEWYGLIYEHGLTIRTNLFGTTFYSLVGFHALHVFIGLLLLTLVLLFALFGAVKPAHAERTEVLSWYWHFVDTVWIVVFTVVYVIGL, encoded by the coding sequence ATGAGCACCGCATCGGACGCGATGACCGCCCCGCAGCCGCCGCCGCTGCCCACGACGTGGGAGCTCCCGAACAAGGGCCGCGTCGGGATGGCGTGCCTGATCCTGACCGAGAGCTCGTTCTTCGCGATCTTCGTGGTCGCGTACCTCTACTACATCGGGAAGAGCCTGGCGGGCCCCTACCCGGCGGACGTGCTCGAGCCGCCGATCCTGAACTCGATCTGCCTGCTGTCGAGCAGCGTGACGATCGTGCTCGCGATCCGCGCGCTGCGCGCGGGCAGCGTGGCGACCTTCACGCTCTGGTGGCTCGTGACCATCCTGCTCGGGCTCGAGTTCCTCGTCGGCACCGGCATCGAGTGGTACGGGCTGATCTACGAGCACGGCCTCACGATCCGCACGAACCTCTTCGGCACGACCTTCTACTCGCTGGTCGGCTTCCACGCGCTGCACGTCTTCATCGGGCTTCTGCTCTTGACGCTGGTGCTGCTCTTCGCCCTCTTCGGCGCGGTGAAGCCCGCGCACGCGGAGCGCACCGAGGTTCTCTCCTGGTACTGGCACTTCGTCGACACGGTGTGGATCGTCGTCTTCACCGTGGTCTACGTGATCGGCCTATGA
- a CDS encoding c-type cytochrome → MRGALLRLASLVAALALAAGCDSLPGKPTKSEEYRLPSQVLDFASLYGTNCAGCHGADGRLGPARPLNDPLYLAVASDEDLQQVIARGVPGTTMPAFAISEGGTLTDEQIAALVREMRERWGKPSELAGVELPPYSAPLGDPARGAEVYATFCASCHGADGTARGSIVDPSYLALVSDQALRSTVIAGRTDLGMPDFRGEQGATPMTAQQIADVVAWLASQRSEFPGQPYVRNARSN, encoded by the coding sequence ATGAGGGGCGCGCTGCTGCGGCTCGCGTCGCTCGTCGCCGCGCTCGCGCTCGCCGCGGGCTGCGACTCGCTGCCGGGCAAGCCGACCAAGAGCGAGGAGTATCGCCTGCCGAGCCAGGTGCTCGACTTCGCGAGCCTCTACGGCACGAACTGCGCGGGCTGCCACGGCGCCGACGGACGCCTCGGTCCCGCGCGACCGCTCAACGACCCGCTCTACCTCGCGGTCGCGAGCGACGAGGACCTGCAGCAGGTGATCGCGCGCGGCGTGCCGGGAACGACGATGCCCGCGTTCGCGATCTCCGAGGGCGGCACGCTGACCGACGAGCAGATCGCCGCGCTGGTGCGCGAGATGCGCGAGCGCTGGGGGAAGCCCAGCGAGCTCGCCGGCGTCGAGCTGCCGCCCTACAGCGCGCCGCTCGGCGATCCGGCGCGCGGCGCCGAGGTCTACGCGACGTTCTGCGCGTCGTGCCACGGCGCCGACGGCACCGCGCGCGGCTCGATCGTCGATCCATCGTACCTCGCGCTGGTCAGCGACCAGGCGCTGCGCTCGACCGTGATCGCGGGACGCACCGACCTCGGCATGCCGGACTTCCGCGGCGAGCAGGGCGCGACGCCGATGACCGCGCAGCAGATCGCGGACGTCGTCGCGTGGCTCGCGTCGCAGCGCAGCGAGTTCCCAGGGCAGCCCTACGTCCGGAACGCTCGGAGCAACTGA
- a CDS encoding Rieske (2Fe-2S) protein → MERENPEGQKPEAASGNTRRNFLLKLGIAINVVAAALISVPIIGYVAAALRKRSYQAWVRLGPLSQFPVGQTRLATYENPFIVPWDGETGKVACWVRRIAENQLQVFAVNCAHLGCPVRWFPESKLFMCPCHGGVYYEDGSRASGPPPRGLFEYEYQIRGEDLWVRGGQIPTLANPV, encoded by the coding sequence ATGGAACGCGAGAACCCCGAAGGCCAGAAGCCCGAGGCCGCGTCGGGCAACACGCGGCGCAACTTTCTCCTCAAGCTCGGCATCGCGATCAACGTCGTCGCGGCGGCGCTGATCAGCGTGCCGATCATCGGCTACGTCGCGGCGGCGCTGCGCAAGCGCTCGTACCAGGCGTGGGTGCGGCTCGGGCCGCTGTCGCAGTTCCCCGTCGGCCAGACGCGGCTCGCGACCTACGAGAACCCGTTCATCGTCCCGTGGGACGGCGAGACCGGCAAGGTCGCGTGCTGGGTGCGGCGCATCGCCGAGAACCAGCTCCAGGTGTTCGCGGTGAACTGCGCGCACCTCGGCTGCCCGGTGCGCTGGTTCCCCGAGTCGAAGCTGTTCATGTGCCCGTGCCACGGCGGCGTGTACTACGAGGACGGCTCGCGCGCGTCCGGTCCGCCGCCGCGCGGGCTCTTCGAGTACGAGTACCAGATCCGCGGCGAGGACCTCTGGGTCCGCGGCGGCCAGATCCCGACGCTGGCCAACCCGGTGTGA